In the genome of Massilia sp. PAMC28688, one region contains:
- the tssA gene encoding type VI secretion system protein TssA produces the protein MSVIDIDALLLEIDPAAPCGPNLEYDPVFVALEQESLGKPEVQYGDTITPAVPPDWKVVRRMATELLERSRDLRLAVHLLRANLALSGMPGFADSIALIERLLEERWDSIHPQLDPDDDLDPTLRINSLAILADTGTLLRELKDATLVVLPGLGPLSIKMLEVANGEVPPAAGQEKLAIGSIERAAADVAPEQMAAAVDALARALAATVNIEVILVRQVGSSQALNLDSLTRPLRKGHEFLVRSQQGGDAGGGGEAAEGEPAGADGGARAARTAISGDIASRDDVVRMLDKLVQYYSRHEPSSPIPILLERAKRLVPMNFFEIMEDLAPEGMAQLAVIRGPDGSAPADEY, from the coding sequence ATGAGCGTGATCGACATTGACGCCTTGTTGCTGGAAATTGACCCGGCAGCACCTTGTGGCCCCAATCTCGAATACGATCCGGTCTTTGTCGCGCTGGAGCAGGAATCGCTCGGCAAGCCGGAAGTGCAGTACGGCGACACCATTACGCCGGCCGTGCCCCCTGACTGGAAGGTGGTGCGGCGCATGGCCACCGAATTGCTCGAGCGCAGCCGCGACCTGCGCCTGGCGGTGCACCTGCTGCGCGCCAACCTGGCCCTGTCCGGCATGCCGGGCTTTGCCGACAGCATCGCCCTGATCGAGCGCCTGCTCGAAGAGCGCTGGGACAGCATCCATCCCCAGCTCGATCCTGACGACGACCTTGACCCCACCCTGCGCATCAATTCGCTGGCCATTCTTGCCGACACCGGCACGCTGCTGCGCGAACTCAAGGATGCCACCCTGGTGGTATTGCCCGGCCTTGGGCCGCTGAGCATCAAGATGCTGGAAGTGGCTAATGGCGAAGTGCCGCCGGCGGCCGGGCAGGAAAAGCTGGCCATCGGTTCCATCGAGCGCGCCGCCGCCGACGTGGCGCCCGAACAGATGGCCGCAGCGGTCGATGCGCTGGCGCGGGCGCTCGCTGCCACCGTCAACATTGAAGTCATCCTGGTGCGCCAGGTTGGCAGTTCGCAGGCGCTCAACCTCGACAGCCTCACCCGTCCCCTGCGCAAGGGGCACGAATTCCTGGTGCGCTCGCAGCAGGGAGGAGATGCCGGTGGCGGCGGCGAGGCGGCAGAGGGCGAGCCGGCCGGCGCCGACGGCGGCGCGCGCGCGGCCCGCACCGCCATCAGCGGCGACATCGCCAGCCGCGACGACGTGGTGCGCATGCTCGACAAGCTGGTGCAGTACTACAGCCGGCACGAGCCATCGAGCCCGATTCCGATCCTGCTCGAGCGCGCCAAGCGCCTCGTCCCCATGAATTTCTTCGAGATCATGGAAGACCTGGCGCCGGAAGGCATGGCGCAGCTGGCCGTCATCCGCGGACCGGATGGTTCGGCGCCGGCCGACGAGTATTAA
- the tssB gene encoding type VI secretion system contractile sheath small subunit produces MGKESSQKFIARNRAPRVQIEYDVEVYGAEKKIQLPFVMGVMADLSGQPADPLAPVAERKFLEIDVDNFDERLKAMKPRVAVQVPNTLTGEGNMSVEMTFENMDDFTPAAIARKVAPLAKLLEARGQLANLMTYMDGKTGAEDLIAKLLAEPALMQALTSAPKPQE; encoded by the coding sequence GTGGGTAAAGAGAGTAGCCAGAAGTTCATCGCGCGCAACCGTGCGCCGCGCGTGCAGATCGAGTACGACGTCGAAGTCTATGGCGCCGAAAAGAAAATCCAGTTGCCATTCGTGATGGGCGTGATGGCCGACCTGAGCGGCCAGCCGGCCGATCCGCTGGCCCCTGTCGCCGAGCGCAAGTTTCTGGAAATCGATGTCGACAATTTCGACGAGCGCCTGAAGGCCATGAAGCCGCGCGTGGCGGTACAGGTGCCCAACACGCTCACCGGCGAAGGCAATATGTCGGTCGAGATGACGTTTGAAAACATGGATGACTTCACCCCGGCCGCCATTGCGCGCAAGGTCGCACCCCTGGCCAAGCTGCTCGAAGCGCGCGGCCAGCTGGCCAACCTGATGACCTACATGGACGGCAAGACCGGCGCCGAAGACCTGATCGCCAAGCTGCTGGCCGAGCCGGCCCTGATGCAGGCGCTCACCTCCGCCCCCAAGCCACAAGAATAA
- a CDS encoding ShlB/FhaC/HecB family hemolysin secretion/activation protein codes for MTARFCNWVLLFACPSLLLLAGSASGQGGATSVRVEGNTLLAPQTLAELTSAVSQQPPLSELKALAARIQNAYRDAGYGGVVAYVPPQEATNGQIVVRVVEGKIAVVRVTGNKHFATANIRAGLPHLREGSTPSVRAINRDIQLTNNNPAKHVNVSLAAGKEAGTIDAQVDVADSRPVQYLFGYNNTGTAMTGRHRVSIGVEHANLFDRDHVGTLQLQTSPGYPNRVQILSAGYRVPLYALAASFDAFVAYSTVSNGKTATPAGPLSFTGKGTIVGLRANRHLERRGDYDHHVTLGLDWRAYKDDCSIGDFGAAACGSAAVDVTTVPLTLSYTGQQGGAALNYGYNASLASNIAGSSQATFEAARPGAQRRYLLSRLSGFVDRPLGAGSGINLRAEAQMSADPLISAEKFGIGGANSVRGYAERELAGDAGLLLRLELAVPAREWQQGVRLRPYLFLDHGLVRNHGDMPCSGLQRTCELTGTGVGVRLSAQKLASASLDIGRAMKRGPTSEPGDIRAHAALNLVF; via the coding sequence ATGACCGCGCGCTTTTGCAACTGGGTTTTGCTGTTCGCCTGCCCCTCCCTTCTGCTGCTCGCGGGCAGCGCATCGGGCCAGGGCGGCGCCACCAGCGTGCGCGTTGAAGGCAATACCCTGCTGGCCCCGCAGACCCTGGCCGAGCTGACCTCGGCAGTATCCCAGCAACCTCCCCTGAGTGAACTGAAGGCACTGGCCGCGCGCATCCAGAATGCCTATCGCGACGCCGGTTATGGCGGCGTGGTGGCCTATGTGCCGCCCCAGGAAGCGACCAATGGCCAGATCGTGGTGCGCGTGGTCGAGGGCAAGATCGCCGTGGTGCGGGTGACCGGCAACAAGCACTTTGCCACTGCCAATATCCGCGCCGGGCTGCCGCATCTGCGCGAAGGCAGCACCCCAAGCGTGCGGGCGATCAACCGCGACATCCAGCTGACCAACAACAACCCGGCCAAGCACGTCAATGTGAGCCTGGCAGCGGGCAAGGAAGCGGGCACCATCGATGCCCAGGTGGACGTGGCCGATTCGCGCCCGGTGCAGTACCTTTTTGGCTACAACAATACCGGCACCGCGATGACGGGACGGCACCGGGTCAGCATCGGCGTCGAGCATGCCAATCTGTTTGACCGCGACCACGTGGGCACGCTGCAGCTGCAAACCTCGCCCGGTTACCCCAACCGGGTGCAAATTCTCAGTGCCGGCTACCGCGTGCCGCTGTACGCCCTGGCTGCCTCGTTCGACGCCTTTGTCGCCTATTCCACCGTCAGCAACGGCAAGACCGCTACCCCCGCCGGCCCGCTGTCGTTTACCGGCAAGGGCACCATCGTCGGCCTGCGCGCCAATCGCCACCTGGAACGGCGCGGCGATTACGACCACCACGTCACGCTCGGGCTGGACTGGCGCGCCTACAAGGATGACTGCTCCATCGGCGACTTTGGCGCCGCCGCCTGCGGCTCGGCCGCGGTGGACGTGACGACAGTGCCGCTGACGCTGTCGTACACCGGCCAGCAAGGGGGCGCCGCCCTCAACTACGGCTATAACGCTTCGCTGGCCAGCAACATCGCCGGCAGTTCGCAGGCAACCTTCGAGGCGGCCCGGCCGGGCGCGCAGCGGCGCTACCTGCTCTCGCGCCTGTCCGGGTTTGTCGACAGGCCGCTTGGCGCCGGGAGCGGCATCAACCTGCGCGCGGAAGCGCAAATGAGCGCCGATCCGCTGATCTCGGCTGAAAAATTCGGCATCGGCGGCGCCAACAGCGTACGCGGCTACGCCGAGCGGGAACTGGCCGGCGACGCCGGCCTGCTGCTGCGCCTCGAACTCGCCGTGCCTGCCCGCGAGTGGCAACAGGGTGTGCGCCTGCGCCCTTACCTGTTTCTCGACCATGGCCTGGTCAGGAACCATGGCGACATGCCGTGCAGCGGCCTGCAGCGCACCTGCGAGCTGACCGGAACCGGCGTGGGCGTGCGCCTGAGCGCGCAAAAGCTGGCCAGCGCCAGCCTCGATATCGGGCGTGCCATGAAGCGCGGCCCCACTTCCGAACCCGGCGACATCCGCGCCCACGCCGCGCTCAACCTGGTGTTTTAA
- a CDS encoding serine/threonine-protein kinase — protein sequence MSAAEDDRTILATGQGASVPVPPAAAGGNDSVLPNGTRVGEFEITGVLGIGGFGIVYLAYDSSLERQVALKEYMPSFARRGIGAHVSVLSSQHADSLEAGRRSFINEAKLLAQFDHPSLVKVYRFWEDNGTAYMVMPYYRGPTLKQALLARAAPPDEAWLKALLAPLLDALEQLHASRCYHRDIAPDNILMLEEGRPLLLDFGAARRAVGDSNNAFTVILKQNYAPIEQYAEMPGMGQGPWTDLYALASVVHFVIDGNPPPPAMSRMMTDPYVPLASRHADRFSSGFLEAIDGALAFKPADRPQSVAAFRSLLGLEAGERTHMAPPAMPAAPATPAAPVSAKPQRTMMVAGLGLAGLALAGLAAFLLGRGDAPGGPSEGIATAPAPAVAAAGTDPAALATPAAPVTAAAPAAADTAAEPAPFDSVAALDAILAEAEPERKVTVDLANSRVRIEKDYIKFSIHSTHAGHVYVLMVGTDSKDPVMLFPNARDKANRIGAGQTISLPRPAWPIMAYGPAGIDHFVVMVSDTPRDFGPSGLAAGAPFSSFPVARIAELQRTHRGATPLLAGVADCAGTPCAGTYGAAAFSIREVVP from the coding sequence ATGAGTGCTGCAGAAGATGACCGCACCATCCTGGCCACTGGCCAGGGTGCTTCCGTGCCCGTGCCGCCAGCGGCAGCGGGCGGCAATGACAGCGTGCTGCCAAACGGCACCCGCGTGGGCGAATTTGAAATCACGGGCGTGCTGGGCATCGGCGGCTTCGGCATTGTCTACCTCGCGTACGACAGTTCGCTCGAACGCCAGGTCGCGCTCAAGGAATACATGCCGTCGTTCGCGCGGCGCGGTATTGGCGCCCACGTCAGCGTCCTGTCGTCGCAGCATGCCGACAGCCTGGAGGCGGGCCGGCGCAGCTTCATCAATGAAGCCAAGCTGCTGGCCCAGTTTGATCACCCTTCGCTGGTCAAGGTGTACCGCTTCTGGGAAGACAATGGCACGGCCTACATGGTCATGCCCTATTACCGCGGCCCCACACTCAAACAGGCGCTGCTGGCGCGCGCGGCGCCGCCGGACGAAGCCTGGCTCAAGGCCCTGCTGGCCCCGCTGCTCGATGCACTCGAACAGCTCCATGCCAGCCGCTGCTACCATCGCGATATCGCGCCCGACAACATCCTGATGCTCGAAGAGGGGCGCCCGCTGCTGCTCGATTTCGGCGCGGCGCGGCGCGCGGTAGGCGACAGCAACAACGCCTTTACCGTCATCCTCAAGCAGAACTACGCGCCGATCGAGCAGTATGCGGAAATGCCCGGCATGGGCCAGGGCCCGTGGACCGACCTGTACGCGCTGGCCTCGGTGGTTCACTTTGTAATTGACGGCAATCCCCCGCCGCCTGCCATGAGCCGCATGATGACCGATCCCTACGTGCCGCTGGCCAGCCGCCATGCCGATCGCTTCAGCAGCGGCTTCCTGGAGGCGATCGATGGCGCGCTCGCCTTCAAGCCGGCCGACCGGCCGCAAAGCGTGGCAGCCTTCAGAAGCTTGCTTGGACTGGAAGCGGGGGAGCGTACCCACATGGCGCCGCCGGCCATGCCGGCCGCCCCGGCCACACCGGCGGCGCCGGTGAGCGCGAAGCCGCAACGCACGATGATGGTGGCGGGACTTGGCCTGGCAGGCCTGGCCCTGGCGGGCCTGGCGGCCTTTCTGCTGGGCCGCGGCGATGCGCCGGGCGGGCCGTCAGAGGGTATCGCCACTGCACCGGCACCGGCCGTGGCGGCCGCAGGGACCGACCCTGCCGCCCTCGCTACCCCCGCTGCCCCTGTCACGGCGGCAGCGCCCGCGGCCGCCGACACCGCTGCCGAACCGGCCCCGTTTGATTCCGTTGCGGCCCTGGACGCCATCCTGGCCGAAGCAGAACCCGAACGCAAGGTCACGGTGGACCTGGCCAACAGCCGGGTGCGGATTGAAAAGGATTACATCAAGTTTTCCATCCATTCGACGCATGCCGGCCATGTGTATGTGCTCATGGTCGGCACCGACAGCAAGGACCCGGTCATGCTGTTCCCCAACGCCAGGGACAAGGCCAACCGCATCGGCGCCGGCCAGACCATCAGCCTGCCGCGCCCGGCCTGGCCGATCATGGCGTATGGCCCGGCAGGCATCGATCATTTTGTGGTGATGGTGTCGGACACGCCGCGCGACTTCGGGCCGTCCGGCCTGGCAGCAGGGGCGCCGTTTTCCAGCTTTCCGGTAGCGCGCATCGCCGAGCTGCAGCGCACGCACCGCGGCGCCACGCCCCTGCTGGCCGGCGTTGCCGACTGCGCCGGCACGCCGTGCGCCGGCACTTACGGCGCCGCCGCGTTTTCAATCAGGGAAGTCGTGCCCTGA
- the tssC gene encoding type VI secretion system contractile sheath large subunit: MAELQAQTEQTGGTLEMSDFGSLLQKEFKPQSDKAKESVENAVRTLAEQALQGSNLISGDVLGTIESLIAALDRKLSEQINLILHTPEFQSVEGAWRGLHHLVSNTETDETLKIRVMNISKNELGKTLKKFKGTAWDQSPIFKKMYEEEFGQFGGEPFGAIVADYYFDNSAPDVELLTGMAKVAAAAHAPFISAAAPSVMLMESWQELANPRDLTKIFQTPEHAAWRSFRESEDSRYVGLAMPRFLARQPYGAKTDPVEEFDFEEDTSAAQSKNYTWANAAYAMAVNINRSFKEYGWCSRIRGIESGGAVEGLPVHSFPTDDGGVDMQCPTEIAISDRREAELAANGFMPLVHKKNTDFAAFIGAQSLHKPAEYDDPDATANANLAARLPYLFSTCRFAHYLKCIVRDKIGSFKERDEMQRWLTNWITQYVDGDPVNSSENTKARKPLAAAEVVLEEVEGNPGYYSSKFYLRPHYQLEGLTVSLRLVSKLPSAKG; this comes from the coding sequence ATGGCTGAACTACAAGCACAAACTGAACAAACGGGCGGCACGCTCGAGATGAGCGATTTCGGCAGCCTGCTGCAGAAAGAATTCAAGCCGCAGTCGGACAAGGCCAAGGAATCGGTCGAAAACGCCGTGCGCACCCTGGCCGAGCAGGCCCTGCAGGGCAGCAACCTCATTTCCGGCGACGTGCTGGGCACGATTGAAAGCCTGATTGCCGCCCTTGACCGCAAGCTGAGCGAACAGATCAACCTGATCTTGCACACGCCCGAGTTCCAGTCGGTGGAAGGGGCCTGGCGCGGCCTGCACCACCTGGTCAGCAATACCGAGACCGATGAAACGCTCAAGATCCGCGTGATGAACATCTCCAAGAACGAACTGGGCAAGACGCTCAAGAAGTTCAAGGGCACGGCCTGGGACCAGAGCCCGATCTTCAAGAAGATGTACGAGGAAGAGTTTGGCCAGTTCGGCGGCGAGCCTTTTGGCGCCATCGTGGCCGACTACTATTTCGACAACAGCGCACCGGACGTGGAACTGCTGACCGGGATGGCAAAGGTGGCGGCCGCCGCTCACGCGCCGTTCATTTCGGCCGCCGCGCCATCGGTCATGCTGATGGAATCGTGGCAGGAGCTGGCCAATCCGCGCGACCTGACCAAGATTTTCCAGACCCCGGAACACGCCGCCTGGCGCTCGTTCCGCGAGTCCGAGGATTCGCGCTATGTGGGCCTGGCCATGCCGCGCTTCCTGGCGCGCCAGCCGTACGGCGCCAAGACCGACCCGGTGGAGGAATTCGATTTCGAGGAAGATACCTCGGCCGCCCAGAGCAAGAACTACACCTGGGCCAATGCGGCCTACGCCATGGCCGTCAACATCAACCGCTCGTTCAAGGAATACGGCTGGTGCTCGCGCATTCGCGGCATCGAGTCCGGCGGCGCGGTGGAAGGCTTGCCGGTGCATTCCTTCCCGACCGATGACGGCGGCGTCGACATGCAGTGCCCGACCGAGATCGCCATCTCCGACCGGCGCGAAGCGGAACTGGCGGCCAATGGCTTCATGCCGCTGGTGCACAAGAAAAATACCGACTTTGCCGCCTTCATCGGCGCCCAGTCGCTGCACAAGCCGGCCGAATACGATGACCCGGATGCGACGGCCAACGCCAACCTGGCGGCCCGCCTGCCTTACCTGTTCTCGACCTGCCGCTTTGCCCACTACCTCAAGTGCATCGTGCGCGACAAGATCGGCTCGTTCAAGGAACGCGACGAGATGCAGCGCTGGCTGACCAACTGGATCACCCAGTACGTCGACGGCGATCCGGTCAATTCGAGCGAAAACACCAAGGCGCGCAAGCCGCTGGCCGCCGCCGAAGTGGTGTTGGAGGAAGTCGAAGGCAATCCAGGGTATTACAGCTCCAAGTTTTACCTGCGTCCCCACTACCAGCTCGAAGGCCTGACCGTGTCGCTGCGCCTGGTGTCGAAGCTGCCTTCGGCAAAGGGCTGA
- the tssF gene encoding type VI secretion system baseplate subunit TssF, translated as MNPRFLRYYSQELQHLREGGGEFAQEFPKIAGRLGLDSFECADPYVERLLEGFSFMAARVQMKIDGEFPRFTQHLSELVYPHLLAPTPSMTVVQLQPDLSNPALLPGYEVARGSALRSVLGKGDNTACEFRTAHAVTLWPIEIAEAKFFTHGGAQAGLNVQLPPAVKAGVRLRLKSTGAAFKDLPLDKLQLHVRGADEMPVRIYEALLGSVAGVLVAPVARPASWHRLLPKSALRPLGFADTESLLPSGKRTFRGYRLLQEYFAFPQRYQFLELAGLRDALRQCAEREIEITILLGRADAQLEKSLDASNFALHCTPAINLFQRRTDRINVSGEQLEYHVLVDRTRPMDYEVFQVESVTAYGAGPNSEQAFQPFYTAKDIGTLHQARAFFQIRREARQVSQRQRRDGPRSSYIGSEAYIAIVDAAEAPYSADLRQLGLTVSCTNRDLPLSMAVGVGKTDFILDDGAPVTAVRCLSGPSQPHPSFAEGSMAWRLLNQLSLNYLSLLDTDPQQGAVALREMLALYCHPADMNAQRQVEGVRSISSRAITRRMPSPGPITVGRGIEITVTLDDAAFEGTGAFVLGAVLSEFFAQYVSINSFTETVVRTIGRGEIMRWPSKVGVCATL; from the coding sequence ATGAACCCGCGCTTCCTGCGGTATTACAGCCAGGAGCTGCAGCACCTGCGCGAAGGGGGCGGCGAGTTCGCCCAGGAATTTCCCAAGATTGCAGGCCGCCTGGGGCTGGACAGCTTTGAATGCGCCGATCCCTACGTCGAGCGCCTGCTGGAAGGCTTCAGCTTCATGGCCGCCCGGGTGCAGATGAAGATCGATGGCGAGTTCCCGCGCTTCACCCAGCACCTGTCGGAACTGGTGTATCCCCACCTGCTGGCGCCCACGCCGTCCATGACCGTGGTGCAGCTGCAGCCTGACCTGTCCAACCCGGCCCTGCTGCCCGGTTACGAGGTGGCGCGCGGCAGCGCCCTGCGCAGCGTGCTGGGCAAGGGCGACAATACGGCCTGCGAATTTCGCACCGCGCACGCGGTCACGCTGTGGCCGATCGAGATCGCCGAAGCGAAGTTCTTCACCCACGGCGGCGCCCAGGCCGGCCTGAATGTCCAGCTGCCGCCGGCGGTCAAGGCAGGCGTGCGGCTGCGCCTGAAAAGCACCGGCGCCGCCTTCAAGGATCTGCCGCTCGACAAGCTGCAGCTGCACGTGCGCGGGGCTGACGAAATGCCGGTGCGCATCTACGAAGCCCTGCTCGGCAGCGTGGCAGGGGTGCTGGTCGCGCCGGTGGCGCGCCCGGCCTCCTGGCACCGCCTGCTGCCCAAGAGCGCGCTGCGCCCGCTCGGCTTTGCCGACACCGAGTCGCTGCTCCCGAGCGGCAAGCGCACGTTCCGGGGTTACCGGCTGCTGCAGGAATACTTCGCCTTCCCACAGCGCTATCAGTTCCTGGAGCTGGCCGGGCTGCGCGACGCGCTGCGCCAGTGCGCCGAGCGCGAGATCGAGATCACGATCCTGCTCGGACGCGCCGATGCCCAGCTTGAGAAGTCGCTGGACGCTTCCAATTTTGCCCTGCACTGCACCCCGGCGATCAACCTGTTCCAGCGCCGCACCGACCGCATCAATGTCAGCGGCGAACAGCTTGAATACCATGTGCTGGTGGACCGCACGCGCCCGATGGATTACGAAGTGTTCCAGGTCGAATCCGTCACTGCCTACGGGGCCGGCCCCAATTCGGAGCAGGCCTTCCAGCCTTTTTACACGGCCAAGGATATCGGCACCCTGCACCAGGCCCGGGCCTTTTTCCAGATCCGGCGCGAGGCGCGCCAGGTGTCGCAGCGCCAGCGCCGCGACGGTCCCCGTTCGAGCTATATCGGCAGCGAAGCCTATATCGCCATTGTCGATGCGGCCGAAGCGCCCTACAGCGCCGACCTGCGCCAGCTGGGCCTGACCGTGTCCTGCACCAACCGCGACCTGCCGCTGTCCATGGCTGTTGGCGTGGGCAAGACCGATTTCATCCTCGACGATGGCGCCCCGGTCACGGCCGTGCGCTGCCTGTCGGGCCCCAGCCAGCCGCACCCGTCGTTTGCCGAGGGCAGCATGGCCTGGCGCCTGCTCAACCAGCTCTCGCTCAATTACCTGTCGCTGCTCGACACCGATCCGCAGCAGGGCGCGGTGGCCCTGCGCGAAATGCTGGCCCTGTACTGCCATCCGGCGGACATGAATGCCCAGCGCCAGGTGGAAGGGGTGCGCTCCATCAGTTCCAGGGCGATCACCCGCCGCATGCCGTCGCCCGGACCGATCACGGTCGGACGCGGCATTGAAATTACGGTGACACTTGACGATGCGGCATTTGAAGGCACCGGCGCCTTTGTGCTGGGCGCCGTGCTGAGCGAATTCTTTGCCCAGTACGTGTCGATCAATTCGTTTACCGAAACCGTGGTGCGCACCATCGGACGCGGCGAAATCATGCGCTGGCCATCGAAAGTGGGCGTATGCGCGACCCTGTAG
- a CDS encoding OmpA family protein, whose product MKIPSLLAACILAAALPAQGQETPVIGEGQAEMGVLVDALAPKAPVRTRGIGLARDKAAAKPAAPAKVSLLITFEPNSAALTASSRQSLEVVGQALASEKLSPFRFAIEGHADPRGLAANNLKLSQLRAESVRAYLVNTMQIDGARLDAIGKGDRELMNKAVPEAPENRRVTIVNLSR is encoded by the coding sequence ATGAAGATCCCATCACTGCTGGCAGCGTGCATCCTGGCCGCCGCCCTGCCTGCACAGGGCCAGGAAACCCCGGTGATCGGCGAAGGACAGGCCGAAATGGGCGTGCTGGTCGATGCGCTGGCGCCCAAGGCGCCGGTGCGCACCCGCGGCATCGGTCTGGCGCGCGACAAGGCAGCTGCCAAGCCTGCCGCCCCGGCCAAGGTATCGCTCCTGATTACCTTCGAGCCCAATTCGGCGGCGCTGACAGCGAGCTCGCGCCAGTCGCTCGAAGTGGTCGGCCAGGCGCTGGCGTCGGAGAAGCTCTCGCCGTTCCGCTTTGCCATTGAAGGCCATGCCGACCCGCGCGGACTGGCGGCCAACAACCTGAAGCTGTCGCAGCTGCGCGCCGAATCGGTCCGCGCTTACCTCGTCAACACCATGCAGATCGATGGCGCGCGCCTGGACGCGATCGGCAAGGGCGACCGCGAGCTGATGAACAAGGCAGTGCCGGAAGCGCCGGAAAACCGCCGCGTCACCATCGTCAACCTGTCGCGCTGA
- a CDS encoding type VI secretion system accessory protein TagJ, with protein sequence MTAQQFIREGKLAEALAALQDMVRKDAANARHRVFLFQLLCVMGQWKRALTQLNVAGELDPATLPMVQTYREAIQCEALRGEIFKAAHAPLIFGAPPAWMALLLEAIKADAAGDLARADDARARAFDAAPACAGSIDGQRFNWLADADQRLGPVMEAVINGRYFWIPMQRISRIAFDPPSDLRDTVWMPASFTWTNGAQTVGLVPTRYVDTLSSGDDALLLARRTEWIEDGELAGHGMGQRMLVTDAGEYALMDVRVIEFDVREEDDAGGAVDADAAAR encoded by the coding sequence ATGACTGCACAACAATTTATCCGCGAAGGCAAGCTGGCCGAGGCACTGGCCGCACTGCAGGACATGGTGCGCAAGGATGCGGCCAACGCCAGGCACCGCGTGTTCCTGTTCCAGTTGCTGTGCGTGATGGGACAGTGGAAACGCGCCCTCACGCAGCTCAATGTGGCGGGCGAACTCGATCCGGCCACCTTGCCCATGGTGCAAACCTACCGCGAAGCGATCCAGTGCGAAGCGCTGCGCGGCGAAATTTTCAAGGCGGCGCATGCGCCCCTCATTTTTGGCGCCCCGCCGGCCTGGATGGCGCTCCTGCTCGAAGCAATCAAGGCCGACGCCGCGGGCGACCTGGCGCGTGCCGACGATGCCCGGGCCCGGGCATTCGATGCCGCCCCCGCCTGCGCCGGCAGCATCGATGGCCAGCGCTTCAACTGGCTGGCAGACGCCGACCAGCGCCTCGGACCGGTAATGGAAGCGGTGATCAATGGCCGCTACTTCTGGATTCCCATGCAGCGCATCAGCCGCATAGCGTTCGACCCTCCGAGCGACCTGCGCGACACGGTCTGGATGCCGGCCTCGTTCACCTGGACCAATGGCGCGCAAACGGTGGGCCTGGTGCCGACCCGCTATGTCGACACCCTCTCCAGCGGCGACGATGCGCTGTTGCTGGCGCGCCGTACCGAATGGATCGAAGACGGGGAACTGGCCGGGCACGGGATGGGCCAGCGCATGCTGGTCACCGACGCCGGCGAATATGCCCTGATGGACGTGCGCGTGATCGAATTTGACGTGCGCGAGGAAGACGACGCCGGCGGCGCCGTTGACGCAGACGCGGCGGCGCGCTGA
- the tssE gene encoding type VI secretion system baseplate subunit TssE has protein sequence MAELAPRERLQPSLLDRLTDEEPGSTVEPRERRVLSLRTLREGVLRDLAWLLNTTNLLSVTSTPRLPYLATSVINYGVPGLAGNAVSNLDIGALERGIRQAIWDFEPRLIRNTVTVKAISAAGASQNKLDFEIEADLWAQPYPERLYLKTELDLERGAVLLSETGGRGMK, from the coding sequence ATGGCAGAACTTGCGCCACGCGAACGCTTGCAGCCGTCCCTGCTCGACCGCCTGACCGACGAGGAGCCGGGCAGCACGGTCGAGCCGCGCGAACGGCGCGTGCTGTCGCTGCGCACCCTGCGCGAAGGGGTGCTGCGCGACCTGGCGTGGCTGCTCAATACCACCAATTTGCTGTCGGTCACGAGCACGCCCCGCTTGCCCTACCTGGCAACGTCGGTCATCAACTACGGCGTGCCCGGGCTGGCCGGCAATGCGGTGTCCAACCTTGACATCGGCGCGCTGGAGCGGGGGATCCGCCAGGCGATCTGGGATTTCGAGCCGCGCCTGATCCGCAACACCGTCACCGTCAAGGCGATTTCCGCCGCCGGCGCCAGCCAGAACAAGCTCGATTTCGAGATTGAAGCGGACCTGTGGGCCCAGCCCTATCCGGAGCGCCTGTACCTCAAGACCGAACTTGACCTCGAACGCGGCGCGGTGCTGCTGTCCGAGACGGGCGGCAGGGGCATGAAATGA
- a CDS encoding type VI secretion system tube protein Hcp produces the protein MALDMFINMGANIVGESADKVQGPKGDIDVLAWSWGMSQSGTTHMGSGGGAGKANFQDLSFTKYIDASSNALMISLAKGTHIPKVVLLARKAGEGQKTYLSIEMEDVMVTSLSTGGSGGEDRLTENVTLNFAKVKFAYAPQSKTGAKGGDKEFVWDIAGNAEK, from the coding sequence ATGGCATTAGATATGTTCATCAATATGGGCGCCAACATCGTCGGCGAATCGGCTGACAAGGTGCAAGGTCCAAAGGGCGACATCGACGTCCTGGCCTGGAGCTGGGGCATGTCGCAGTCCGGCACCACCCACATGGGCAGCGGCGGCGGCGCCGGCAAGGCCAACTTCCAGGACCTGTCGTTCACCAAGTACATCGACGCGTCCAGCAATGCCTTGATGATCTCGCTGGCCAAGGGCACCCACATCCCGAAAGTGGTGCTGCTGGCGCGCAAGGCCGGTGAAGGCCAGAAGACCTACCTCAGCATCGAGATGGAAGACGTCATGGTCACGTCGCTCTCGACCGGCGGCAGCGGCGGTGAAGACCGCCTGACGGAAAACGTCACGCTCAACTTCGCCAAGGTGAAGTTTGCCTACGCACCGCAGTCGAAGACCGGCGCCAAGGGCGGCGACAAGGAATTCGTCTGGGACATCGCAGGCAACGCAGAGAAGTAA